In one Lolium rigidum isolate FL_2022 chromosome 3, APGP_CSIRO_Lrig_0.1, whole genome shotgun sequence genomic region, the following are encoded:
- the LOC124697540 gene encoding serpin-Z2A-like, with amino-acid sequence MTSKASSRTQGAKSGSKTKMQRTAAGWDLQDPAWKMQRPDGICKIRPRSPAWKSACSGKAAGRAAAGTGGDGQHRGFGNRGRSSGKEEDHSERDLSSDSCSEKGLGSVSSGPLIEGLKSMIMDFEFCEVKTGTVEKEAMRPKKKARGQGTSVDSVGLTALALRLADKLSNGEEHKDQNIMFSPLSIYTALGLLAAGARGTTLDEVLAVLGAASRDEVAGIVRAVAENALAGTDDPSGPLVVTSACGVWCQKDLSLKPSYQQAAVESYKAEARAVDFIRKAEDAREEINSWVAKATKKLITSVLPPGSVHGDTRLVLTNAIYFKGEWEEAFRRSRTKEHRFYRLDGSAVRVPFMAGIRGGNYLLGCHDGFKVLKLPYKQAVNGGGARYSMCFFLPTAREGLPSLIDEMSSSGPGFLFDHLPMRPRSVTKLRLPKFKLSFFCSMKNVLRSLGLQAAFGGGADFSDMVEDSRGDVRLQVEDVFHRAVVEVNEEGTVAAAATAVTMILECRRPKPSVDFVADHPFAFFIVEELSGAVLFAGHVLDPSTNTE; translated from the exons AAAACTAAGATGCAGCGTACAGCGGCCGGATGGGATCTGCAAGATCCGGCCTGGAAGATGCAGCGGCCAGACGGGATCTGCAAGATCCGGCCAAGAAGTCCGGCCTGGAAGTCGGCCTGCAGTGGAAAGGCAGCTGGTCGAGCTGCAGCGGGGACGGGCGGCGACGGCCAACACCGAGGCTTCGGCAACAGGGGCCGCAGCAGCGGCAAAGAAGAGGACCACAGCGAGCGGGATTTGAGCTCCGATTCTTGCAGCGAGAAAG GCTTGGGATCCGTCAGCTCTGGGCCGCTAATTGAAGGGCTGAAGTCCATGATCATGGACTTTGAGTTCTGCGAGGTGAAGACT GGCACCGTGGAGAAGGAGGCGATGCGCCCGAAAAAGAAGGCTCGTGGTCAAGGGACCTCCGTCGACTCCGTCGGGTTGacggcgctcgcgctccgcctggcCGACAAGTTGTCCAATGGCGAGGAGCACAAGGACCAGAACATCATGTTCTCGCCGCTGTCCATCTACACCGCGTTAGGTCTGTTAGCTGCCGGCGCCCGTGGCACCACActggacgaggttcttgccgtgcTCGGCGCCGCGTCGCGAGACGAGGTCGCGGGGATCGTGCGAGCCGTGGCGGAGAACGCCCTCGCCGGCACCGACGACCCGTCAGGGCCGCTCGTCGTTACGTCTGCGTGTGGCGTGTGGTGCCAGAAAGATCTGTCGCTCAAGCCGTCCTATCAGCAGGCCGCCGTCGAGTCCTACAAGGCGGAAGCGCGGGCCGTCGACTTCATCAGAAAG GCAGAGGATGCAAGAGAGGAGATCAACAGCTGGGTCGCGAAGGCCACGAAGAAACTCAtcacctccgtcctcccgccaggCTCCGTTCACGGGGACACCAGGCTCGTTCTCACCAATGCCATCTACTTCAAGGGCGAGTGGGAGGAGGCCTTCCGCCGGAGCCGCACCAAAGAGCACAGGTTCTACCGTCTCGACGGTAGCGCCGTCCGCGTGCCCTTCATGGCCGGAATCAGAGGCGGTAACTACCTGCTGGGCTGCCACGACGGGTTCAAGGTGCTCAAGCTCCCTTACAAGCAGGCCGTGAATGGCGGCGGCGCACGGTACTCCATGTGCTTCTTCCTCCCAACTGCGCGCGAGGGGCTGCCTAGCCTTATCGACGAGATGTCATCCAGCGGCCCGGGCTTTCTGTTCGACCACCTTCCCATGCGGCCTAGAAGCGTGACCAAGCTCCGGCTCCCCAAGTTCAAGCTGTCCTTCTTCTGCAGCATGAAAAATGTTCTCAGGAGCTTGGGGCTCCAAGCGGCATTCGGCGGGGGCGCCGATTTTTCTGACATGGTGGAGGACTCCCGCGGCGACGTGCGGCTGCAGGTGGAAGATGTGTTTCACAGAGCGGTTGTCGAAGTGAACGAGGAAGGCACCGTAgcggccgccgccacggccgtcACCATGATCCTTGAGTGCAGAAGGCCTAAACCGTCTGTGGATTTCGTCGCGGATCATCCGTTTGCGTTCTTCATAGTTGAGGAGTTGTCCGGTGCGGTGCTCTTCGCCGGCCACGTTCTTGATCCTTCTACGAACACCGAGTAA